AGACAATATTTCGGTTTCAGATGGAATATTGAAGTTTGATATCGAGAATATCGGCGCGAATCCAATTAATCACATAGAGGTAGGAGCCTATTGTTACTCTACTTTGAATATCGATGGTGAAAAGTCATCTTTCCATCAAGGTTCTGACTTGGACTTAACAATAGCTGCAGATGATTTTTTTGTAAAACACCCTGAGGCGGAAGACTTTGAAAAACGGCTAACGAAATCCATACGATCTGGGCAAAAGAGAAATTTTCAATTTAGTATATTCCGCGAAGATCATGTGGCTGTATTACTTAAATCCCATGGAGAAAATACTGCCGCTGAAATTATCGTAAAATTAGACTTTGCAATTGATAACCACGAATTAGATGTAGGAAAAAACACTCAAAAACCGCAACATGTTGAGTTAGTCTTTTCGGTCAAATTAAACGATTTAAACGTTCCGGCAGAAAATATATCTATAAGTAATCGAAGACCCTCTTTTGTTTTTAATACTGAGAGGTTTTTGAAGTTTAATGGCGATGGTACAGCAACATTAACACCGCCAAGTAAACAACAAGTAAGAGGGGATGATGGACGAAAATAAGATAAAGGGTGCAGTCAATAAAGCATTGGAACAATTATTAGATTCAGATCAATACCTTTTATCCAATGATGTAAATGAACGCTCAATTTCTCATCGTCTTGCAATCTATCTTGAGCCCTTATTCCCCGAATGGCATGTCGATTGTGAATACAATAAGAACCATGACGACCCTAAAAGATTACGTATTCCGAGGCGGAAGATTGTATCTGCTGATACTCAAGCTACTACAGTATATCCCGATATAATTGTCCATAAGCGAAACACTGACAAAAACTTGTTGGTTATCGAGATGAAGAAAACATCTAATCAAGAAGACGACATATATGACTTACATAAATTAAAGGCTTTTAAGGAGCAATTAGGGTACGAATATTCAATATTTTTGAAGTTAAAAGTGGGCGCTACAGTAAGCCAACGTCTGTTTTGGGGTGAACGTGAATCAAATTGGTTCATTGAAACCATGTAATTATCTAAATAAGTTCAGGTGAGATCGTACAGTCCTAGCAGTTGAATGCAGTTGCAAAGATGAGAGTTGGATGATTGGATAAAATACTATAACACTGAACGAACCCATCAGGGTAAAATGTGCAATGGCAGAACACCAATGCAGACCCTAATCGATGGAAAACAGAAATGGTTGGAAAAGGCATTGAGCCAAACTTAACCTGACAAATAACCAACACATAGTCGGTAACTGTCAGATTAAGTCTGAAGTCCCTATTTACTATGCCTTGCGGGTGGCCTTAATAGAAAAGTCAATTTTCTTGATCAAGCTATTTCTAGGTTCACAATCGACATAGTATTTCAACAATATGCTTTTGAGCTTATGCAATAGCTCTATCACCCCTTCTGAAGTGCGTGCCTCTATCACAAACGGGTCATCAGCATCTACATCCCCGTAGTAAAATAGGTCATATTTATCGGTTTCTTCACGACTATGTTCCGCGAAAAACCAATCTTCCAGAATGCTCTTAAGCTTGTTCATTCGACCATACACTGACCAAGGTCTTTCTGGTGCCTGTTGAATTGCTTTAATGATGCGGGCAGCTTCTAAGTGTTTTGGAATTGGCATTGCTGCATTTGGGCGTCGATCATTGTAGGAAGACTGCAATCTCATAGGAATCGTCTTCTTAGTAGAGACGCGGTAAATAGTGCCTTTTGCTTGGGCGCGTCGTTTGTCTTGAGGAGATTTCGCTAGTGGGCTTAGGAAGACTTCGTGGTCATCTGCCGAGGTACCATTCCATGTTTCTTCTGTGATGGGTTCATCTATTGCGTCTATCTTTGACATCAGACCTTGGAAGTCATAATCGCTAGAAGCGTCTGCAACGACGAATAGCTCGCATTCATGAGGATAATACATACCCGCCCACTTTGATTTCAGAATATGCCAATTATGTTTCTTTGCCCAATCTTCACGTCCCGCATCGATAACCGCTGGCGCATAAGGTTCATCAATCAGAATAAACTGTCCGGTTGAGGGATCGAACCAGTCCGTGGAATGATCTGTTTTTGGCAACCTGTTATTTCTATCCCGGTTTGGGTAAGCTGCTTCAAAATCTTTTGATGGCTTTAGACCTGTGGCTTCCATAAAGCGCAAAGTTCTGACTGCTGAACAAATCATTCTTCGTGCCTCGCTCTGCGAATGACTTTGCTCATCTTTCACTAGATGGTCGGGCGCTACCACTCTAAACCAATCTAGCCCGCGCGCTTTCCGTAATTCAGATTTACTTGCTATTTCAAGTACTGGACTTGCCAGTGTAACTTTGAGAGTTTCTCTGCCAATTTTACGCACTTTGTTATCATACCAATATGCCGTCAGAAAAAGCTCCTCGCCCTGAGCGTCATTGGAGGTAACATTTTGAAATTGTTTACGTGCATGGGTATAATTCGCAAAAGACCCTGCTTTCGCCGCTATGTCCAAAGCTTTGTTATGGGGGATGCCATTAGCTTTTTTAAGCTGTTTGGCGTAACGCTTGATGCCATCAAGAGAAGATGGCTGAATGTTGTCTTTCAACATATCTATTCTCCTGGCCTGTCAGAAAGTGTCGTCCGTCAACCACTGCTCACAAGCCCAGAATAAATATATTGGGTGTGAAATTAAATGAAGTAGTGCTGTCAACAGCTTCGCAAAAACGGACGGCAAGCTCCTACCAAGAGCTAGATAGTAACATAAGCCTTGTGATGGAAAATTTCAATAGCTAGGTGGTTTAAATTCACAGCAATGTTCCTCTTGGAGGCAGGCTTTATCCACTATAAAGTTGTCAACGAATTGAATGATAATAACGCCTTATTTTGTTAACTGCTGTCGATTCATTAGCTGTCCGCTTATGACCGATAGCGATTCATATCAATTTATTGAAGCAATTTAATTATCCCAACTGCAAACCTCGTTTTTTACTTCGATACAATTGCCGTTCGCGGCTCCTATCCTTTGATTTAGAATGGGCTATTGGCTTACAAAGTCCGAGAGCTTGCCCAACCAATCCATGCAAGAACTTACGTTCTTCTTTTTGAGTGTATTTCAGGCGCTTCTTTTCCTGTTGTAACACCTGCCGTTCGGCAAGTTGCTTGAGAATGATAGTATCTTTCTGTTGCTGGTGCGCTTTCGCCTGTTCCCATGCCTTGAGCTGAGCCTCTTTCTTCCTTTGTACAGTTTTGCCAGATAGGAAGTCCCAAACACCCAATAAGCCTTTCTTGACCTTTTTAGCGTTTCGCTGTTGCAGGTTTTGTCTTTCGAGTTTTTGACGCTTAGCGAGGCTTTGGCGTGTTAGCTTCTGTTGCTTGGCAAGGGTGAATATCTTTTCCTGCAAGATGCTCTTTTCAGCATGATGGTTTTGCTTTTGCTGTTTGATCAGGTTTTTCAGGTTAGGTGTTATGTTCTCTCTAAACTTGGCCTTTGCTTCATCAACAGACGGCAGCTTGTCAGGTTCACCTAATCGTTCTCTGACTTCCTTGGTTTTTACACCAGCATATCTAGCAAGTGAGTAAACTTCACCCTGATAATCAACAGCTACAAAACCGCGCCTGTCACCTTTGGCTAACATAAAGCCATGTTCTGAAAGGGCTGCATTAAGTGCTTTTGTGCTATCTGAATATTGCCAAGCTTCTTGGAATATCTGTTTTATTTCTCTGGGGTCACGACCAGATCTTAAAGCCTGTTGCCATTCAGCCAGATCAAAGTTTGTCGGGTCACGTAAAGCGCGGTCTTTTAAGCCATCAGGTAGCTTCCAACCATGCTCAAGATAGAGTTCTTTTGAAAGTTCGGTCAGGCGGCGTTTAAAGAAAGGCAGGTTAACAGCCTTGAGCTTATCATCTTCAATGCCAATCCGTGACCAGACCACATGCGCATGACGCCTACCTTCTTTTTCATGGAAGACAATTGCTCTTGGCTGACCTTCCAAACCAAGGCGTTTTTCTACTTCATCAGCAGCACGGATAAAGGCGGATGTTGCCACCTGTTCGTGTGCAGGTGGGTTAAGAGATAGAGAAAACAAATACTGCTTACATCTAGTTGCTTTAGATACAGCATACGCTTCATCAAATGCCCCTTTAAGGTCATTGGCAATAAAGCCGCGCATTTCATGTATTTCTACATGCTCGTTTTCTTCTTTCATGAGGTGGTTTGCCAGTTCATGCCCACCACCTCTCTGGCTGGCTTTTAAGATCATGAACGTTTACCCAATCCCTGCATAAGCATAAGTCGCATATGAGCAATATCTGTACAGGCTTGTGTTAAAGCTTTTTCAGTATCAGGCGATACAACAAGCACACCAAGGCGCGAGCTTTCTGCCATCTCCAGCATAGAACCAGCTAAGTCACAGGACGCAAGTTTGGCTAATATGAGAGCAACCTGCTCCCGTGACATACCGCCAGAGGCTTTACGCTTAACAAATACGCAACGTTTCACATAGGTAGATAGTTTCTCACTACCAGCACGCTTTTGCAGTTCTGCACGTTCGTCATTGTTCAGGCGAACAGATAAAAGGGTGGAGGCTTTGCTCATGGCTTCGGCCTCCTGTTCAAATCAGGTCTTGTAGAACGATGTCTAGGCCTTTTTAGCTTGTTAGTTTTTGGAGAGCGTTTAGGAACAACTTTCGCTATGTCAGCATCATCTTCAAGATGGCTCAACCGGATTTCCCAATCAGCCAACATGTTGAACAATTCATCTAGTTCTTCGGGTGTATATAGGTTCGATGGAGTCCTTTCGGGCTCCACCACTTTATCTCTTTAAATGAGAAGAATGATACGATGTTTGTGTATGTATAAAAGCCCCCGAGTTCGGAGGCTTTTTTGTTTATAGTTTGATAATCAAGCCTTGGTCTGGGGCGAAGTTTCCTTTGGAAACATCCTTGAAGTGCTCCTGAAGGCTTTCAAGACCATTTGCTACAGTACAGCTAAGCCAATCTTTGCTTTTGAGGGCTGCTTTATACATAAAAGTGCCAGAACGCTTGTTAAACTCAGCGGGGCCCCAATCAGCTATCCGTTTTTGGATATGCCCGGGGGCAAAGAAAAACTCGGAACGGTTTGCTATAATGCCTTCCGCATCATTCTGGAAATCTTCCCAGTGGGTCATCCCAACATTGATCGTGTACTTCATATTGTCGCCAAGCTGGTTGTGAAGCGACGCCAGCAATTGTTTGTTGCCTGACATATCTACAATGACTGTAGGGATATCCTCAATAGATGAGAGATCATCATATGAAACAGTGCCGTTATAAAGCTTAAGGTTTTCCACATACTCACAGTTGCGGTTGGAAGTAACACCGATAATTGAAGGGGCATTATCATCTTCAGCGAGTGCATAAGCTAGACCAATGCTGGTTTTGCTTGAGGCACTCAGGATAAGTATTTGCTCGACTCCGTGCCAGTTCGCATCTTGTAAGGCATCCCAGATACAGAAGGATGTAAGATGTAGAGGAAACAGGAGCGAGCGTTCATGTTCCATAGATGGATCATAGGTTTTTTCAGCGCGCACTCTACGGTACATATTGTAGCCAGGCGGGAGGGTAGAGCGGTGCTCAGAAGCGTCAAAGAAAGTTTCACCCTTCACCATTGCAGGTTTCAGTTTCAGGTAATGCGAGGTGGGAAAATAACCGTAAAGTCGTTCGCCAACAGGTATTTCTTCGGAGCTTGATGATACAACATCGGCAAAACCCCACACAGGCAGAATACCCCATATTTCGCCATTATCATCCGATGGTGGGAAAAATTTCCAATAACCGATTTGGTCACCCACAGCACCGTATGTGATGTTATTGGCGGTAAAGGCAAAATGTTCAATTTTTACAAGGATTTCCCCTTCATCCAGAGTGAAGTCCTGCTCACTATTACCGGTATCTACCACTCGGATGGTGGTGAGATCATCTCTGCGAATTTGAAATTCAGCCATTTGGCTGCTCCTTACTTTCAAGCTGAGCGATAAAGTTCTGCAACATTCCCATTGCAGGCATAGCATTCGCGCGGAACCTGTTCAGGATATCCATTTTCTCTTTGTCGTTTGGGTCAACCTCGCTCACCATCTTGCTGAAACCATCCAGACGATTGTTTAGGAGCCAATCCTTCAGCCCTGCATCCTGCGACCATACAAACTGGTTTCGCATGAAGGCGGCGGTGAAATACAGATAATCTGTGTCGTGGTTTGGCACAGGTACCAGGCCGCAAAGCTCATTTTTCTTTTCTTCTGTATCGTAAGCTGCTTCCACATGGGCGATGAAAGCCGCACTGAAGACAGGCTGATAGGAGCGCACCATTTGCGGCGTAATTACATTGCCTTGGAAAATAGGTTTCATTTCCACGTTAGTGATCGCACTTGCCGTACAGTCTACATGCAATTCGCTTGGGCTTGTTGGAATAGTGCCATTTTCCAGAGTGATTGTATCTCTGCCGATATCTGTTACTCGACCCATGCGGATGATATTTTTAATGCGGCGTAATTCAGCGAGTTCCAGTTTGCTAACTGTTGCACCGTGGAACATGGAAGGGCGAACGTTTGTATCAATCCGCAGGAAATATCCGCATGCCTCTAACCTGTCGAACATATCAGTGATGGATGAAGCATTGGCGATGGCTTCCATTTGGCCCGCTTGCGCACCCATGGTGCTGTTAAAGAACTCAAGTGTTGGTTGGGTGTTCTCTCGGTCCAGCAGCCAGGCGTCTCGCGGCATAATCCAGCGGATTTTATCCGGGTCAGTGCCGTTTTCCAGTAGCCACAAACAGGCATCAATCCCCGTTTTGCCGCCGCCAATCACTGTATAGCCTTCAGGCGGTTCAGCTTGGCGTGTAAGATCATTCAGTGGGATGAAGCGCACACTGTTATCAATAGTGAAATTGGGGGTGTGAGTAGAGGGTACTTCGGTTTTTAGGTGCGTGGCATCAACCAGTTTTTTATAGGTAACGGTATGTGTTTCCCCAGATACTTTGGAAACAAATTTGCCGTCACCTATATAACTGCACATGGGGAAATATTGCACTCGGCCGGAAGGTAGGAATTGCTGACGCATCACTTCATCAAAATATGCGCTTACTTCAGCGCCAGATGCGAGATCATTCAAACCTTTATTGAGGCCTACCTGATCTTTGGTGCCTTTACTTAGTTCTTTTGAGCTGACGCCATAATAGGCGGAAGGTTGGTGCAGGGTGACGAAGGGGTAAGCCGCATTCCAGTGACCGCCTGGTTTTGCATATTCATCCACTAGGATGAACGTTGCGTCAGTTTCCGTAAGCAGGATGTCAGCGAATGCCATGCCCACGGCACCAGTGCCTACAATCAGATAATCTGTTTCGTGCGTGGTTCCCATATCTCTCCCCTTTTATAACAGTGTTATATCCTGTACTGTCATATATAACGATGTTATATGCTGTCAAGCGATACGGCGTAAGGAAGTGATGAGTGACTGATACTAAAGCGAAAATTTTGAACGCGGCGTCTGAATTGTTTCTTGAAGGAGGAGCGTCGGCTCTCAGTGTACGCGCTATTTCAAAACGAGCGGGATTGTCCACCATCGGGATTTACAGTCATTTCCAGGGCAAACAGGGTATCCTTGATGCCCTTTACATCGAAGGGTTTGGTTACGTATCAAACGCTGTGAATGTAGAAGAGCAGGGGGAAGGTCCTCTCGAGCGGATTATTATTGCGGCGGAACGTTACCTGCAAATGGCTGCACATCACAAGGCGCATTATAAATTAGTGTTTGGTGAGGGTGATAGTAGTTATGAACCCTCTGAAGAAGCAAAGAGTGCTGGCCGTACAGCCTTTGAAGAGCTGGTTAATCAAGCAGCAAAAGCTCTGCCTGATGGAGTAAGTTGGGCGCAGAAGCAGGAATTCGCCGTTGGCATATGGGCGCTATTACATGGATATGTAAGTTTAAGTGATCACGCTGTTACAAATCTTGTGGAAACCCAGAATTGGCGAGACATGATATTGAAATCACTTACCGCTTATGTGCAGGCGCAATTAGAAGCGTTTTCCCACTAAAAGAACTAAGGCTTTTCAATAGAATTGGAATCAATTTTGTATCCGCAGCTATGCCGTAAGGTTGGAATTTCTATCTTATTGATAAACTTTGGATTATTTCTTCAGTCATAAGAAAAAATTATGTTGATACACTGTAGCGATATAGTTTCCCTTGTAACCATTGCTGGTAGCGGCTTTGGGCTCATTTCTGCCACAATTCAATTGGTTAGCCTTTTATACTAATCTTTTGGCAGCTATTCCCATACCCAATGTTTCCCATTAGAACCTTCAGTGAGTTTGAATTTCTGCTCTGGAGGAAAGTATGAAAAATGTAATCAAGCTGGCGTGTGCAACAAGTTTGCTTGCGCTCTCTGCCGCTTCGGTATCTGCGTATGAGATGGATGTGGTGGATGCCCTTCTTCTTCAAGAAAAAGAGCCTGTAAAAAAGGCTCCTGCAAAACAGGATGAAGAAAAAAAAGAAGGTGCTGAGAAAAAAGATGGCGATAAAAAAGATGAAAAGAAAAAAAAGCCAAAGTTTAAAAAATACGAAGATGTTGTAACAGATAAAGCCATCACAAAGTATGGTGTTTTCACAACGCATCACGTGGACGGCAAAGTATATTTTGAAATCCCAGAAGACCAACTAGGCCGCGAATTTGTATGGCAGGTGAAGGTTGCTGGTATTGAAACCAATAAAGGCCTGATTTCAGCAGATTCTGCACGTCAATATGTATATTTTGAGCGTATCGGCGATGATCTGCTTCTTCGCGCACGTGATTATTCGGTAATTTCGAAAGAGGGTGAGCCAGAGACATTTGTTGTAAATGCAGCTGATCTGGACGGTATCCTTGCGAAACTTAAGATCGTTACATTTGGTGAGAATAAAACACCTGTTGTTGATATGACAGGCGCGTTCATGGGCAAAGTTAAAGGCCTTGAAGGTATGTTCAAAGCCAAGATGGATGCCAAGAATTCACTCGTGAAAAACGTTAAAGCATTCGAGCGCAATGTGGAAACACGTGTTCTTGGTCGCTTTAGCCGCAAGCAAGGTAAAGAAAGCCAGAATGTAACAGCGGAAATCCGCCATTCTATTCTTGCTCTTCCTGATGATCTGATGAAGCCGCGCCACTATAACCACCGTGTTGGTTTCTTTGACGCGCGTTATTCTGATTTCTCTGGTGAGAAAAACAAGGTTGAAACAAAACGTTTCATTAAGCGCTGGCGTCTTGTGAAAAAAGATCCGAATGCTGAAGTTAGCGAGCCAGTGAAGCCAATCACATGGTATATCGACCGTGGTACGCCAACGCGCTATATCGAAGCAGTACGTGAAGGTATTGAATTCTGGCAGGTTGCGTTTGAACAAGCTGGCTTCAAAAATGCGATTGTAGCCAAGATGGCTCCAACCGTTGAAGAAGATCCTGATTGGGATCCTGAAGATGCGCGTTACGCAGTAATCCGCTGGGTACCATCTTTCATTCCAAACGCAAATGGCCCGCATGTGGCTGATCCGCGCACAGGTGAAATCATCGAAGCTGATGTTCGCATGTACCACAATGTGATCAAGCTTATTGAAGAATGGTATTTTGCACAGGCTGGCGCAACAGACCCTCGTGCTAAGAAGCTACCTTTACCTGATGATGTAATGTCTGATCTTGTACGTTTTGTTGTAGCACACGAGGTTGGTCACTCAATCGGGTTGCACCATAACTTCATTGGTTCGAACGCATATTCTGTTGATCAGCTTCGCGACCCTGCGTTCGTAGCGAAAAACGGTGTTGCATCATCCATCATGGATTACGCACGTTTTAACTATGTAATGCAGCCGGAAGATGGTGTTTCACCAATTGATTATATTGCTGGCCCATATGATAAGTTTGCAATTGAGTGGGGTTATAAAGAATTCCCAGGCAATAAAACTGCCGAGGAAGAAGTTGAGCTTCTGAACAAAATCGCTGACCGCCAACTTGAAGATAAAGCTCTTCGCTGGGATGCTTATTCTGTTGGTCTTGCATATGATCCGCGTATCCAGACAGAGGATATCGGTAACGATGCAATGGAAGCAACACGCCTTGGTATGAAAAACCTTGAGCGTATTATGGCGAACCTTGTTGATGCCGCTTCTTATGAAGAAGGTAAAACATACGAGGAAGTACGTGTTGCGTACCGTGCGCTTGCTGGCCAGTTCCGCCGTGAAAT
This DNA window, taken from Kordiimonas sp. SCSIO 12603, encodes the following:
- a CDS encoding DUF5623 domain-containing protein, with the translated sequence MLKDNIQPSSLDGIKRYAKQLKKANGIPHNKALDIAAKAGSFANYTHARKQFQNVTSNDAQGEELFLTAYWYDNKVRKIGRETLKVTLASPVLEIASKSELRKARGLDWFRVVAPDHLVKDEQSHSQSEARRMICSAVRTLRFMEATGLKPSKDFEAAYPNRDRNNRLPKTDHSTDWFDPSTGQFILIDEPYAPAVIDAGREDWAKKHNWHILKSKWAGMYYPHECELFVVADASSDYDFQGLMSKIDAIDEPITEETWNGTSADDHEVFLSPLAKSPQDKRRAQAKGTIYRVSTKKTIPMRLQSSYNDRRPNAAMPIPKHLEAARIIKAIQQAPERPWSVYGRMNKLKSILEDWFFAEHSREETDKYDLFYYGDVDADDPFVIEARTSEGVIELLHKLKSILLKYYVDCEPRNSLIKKIDFSIKATRKA
- a CDS encoding TetR/AcrR family transcriptional regulator, which produces MTDTKAKILNAASELFLEGGASALSVRAISKRAGLSTIGIYSHFQGKQGILDALYIEGFGYVSNAVNVEEQGEGPLERIIIAAERYLQMAAHHKAHYKLVFGEGDSSYEPSEEAKSAGRTAFEELVNQAAKALPDGVSWAQKQEFAVGIWALLHGYVSLSDHAVTNLVETQNWRDMILKSLTAYVQAQLEAFSH
- a CDS encoding relaxase/mobilization nuclease domain-containing protein → MILKASQRGGGHELANHLMKEENEHVEIHEMRGFIANDLKGAFDEAYAVSKATRCKQYLFSLSLNPPAHEQVATSAFIRAADEVEKRLGLEGQPRAIVFHEKEGRRHAHVVWSRIGIEDDKLKAVNLPFFKRRLTELSKELYLEHGWKLPDGLKDRALRDPTNFDLAEWQQALRSGRDPREIKQIFQEAWQYSDSTKALNAALSEHGFMLAKGDRRGFVAVDYQGEVYSLARYAGVKTKEVRERLGEPDKLPSVDEAKAKFRENITPNLKNLIKQQKQNHHAEKSILQEKIFTLAKQQKLTRQSLAKRQKLERQNLQQRNAKKVKKGLLGVWDFLSGKTVQRKKEAQLKAWEQAKAHQQQKDTIILKQLAERQVLQQEKKRLKYTQKEERKFLHGLVGQALGLCKPIAHSKSKDRSRERQLYRSKKRGLQLG
- a CDS encoding DUF2855 family protein, whose product is MAEFQIRRDDLTTIRVVDTGNSEQDFTLDEGEILVKIEHFAFTANNITYGAVGDQIGYWKFFPPSDDNGEIWGILPVWGFADVVSSSSEEIPVGERLYGYFPTSHYLKLKPAMVKGETFFDASEHRSTLPPGYNMYRRVRAEKTYDPSMEHERSLLFPLHLTSFCIWDALQDANWHGVEQILILSASSKTSIGLAYALAEDDNAPSIIGVTSNRNCEYVENLKLYNGTVSYDDLSSIEDIPTVIVDMSGNKQLLASLHNQLGDNMKYTINVGMTHWEDFQNDAEGIIANRSEFFFAPGHIQKRIADWGPAEFNKRSGTFMYKAALKSKDWLSCTVANGLESLQEHFKDVSKGNFAPDQGLIIKL
- a CDS encoding zinc-dependent metalloprotease, coding for MKNVIKLACATSLLALSAASVSAYEMDVVDALLLQEKEPVKKAPAKQDEEKKEGAEKKDGDKKDEKKKKPKFKKYEDVVTDKAITKYGVFTTHHVDGKVYFEIPEDQLGREFVWQVKVAGIETNKGLISADSARQYVYFERIGDDLLLRARDYSVISKEGEPETFVVNAADLDGILAKLKIVTFGENKTPVVDMTGAFMGKVKGLEGMFKAKMDAKNSLVKNVKAFERNVETRVLGRFSRKQGKESQNVTAEIRHSILALPDDLMKPRHYNHRVGFFDARYSDFSGEKNKVETKRFIKRWRLVKKDPNAEVSEPVKPITWYIDRGTPTRYIEAVREGIEFWQVAFEQAGFKNAIVAKMAPTVEEDPDWDPEDARYAVIRWVPSFIPNANGPHVADPRTGEIIEADVRMYHNVIKLIEEWYFAQAGATDPRAKKLPLPDDVMSDLVRFVVAHEVGHSIGLHHNFIGSNAYSVDQLRDPAFVAKNGVASSIMDYARFNYVMQPEDGVSPIDYIAGPYDKFAIEWGYKEFPGNKTAEEEVELLNKIADRQLEDKALRWDAYSVGLAYDPRIQTEDIGNDAMEATRLGMKNLERIMANLVDAASYEEGKTYEEVRVAYRALAGQFRREIGHVAKYVGSAIYRNELAQGQSQTDVFDAYPLAKQKEAMKFIADNAFKLPSFWKNEEVLKRVGYDFYSNTVNGFGTRIVRSMLAPAKIDRIVKFREGGLETYDPVELFGDVKAAVFEELKDRKPNVSAYRRNLQGEMVNHLIAGIEAEDGKVSEDYRSLSRATLVELESELKKVGARNAKIMSGIHFLNLAGKIEKALDAD